The Streptomyces sp. DH-12 genome has a window encoding:
- a CDS encoding mucoidy inhibitor MuiA family protein, with product MTTSSEPIVLTPLPVTAVTCTEDRAHVERTATLELRTGTQRLTLGPVSALAVDRTLHAELTAGFPATVLDVRIVRAWTPRGPEPADDDSPLRRRVASLEEERLVLEQRRDRLKARGDALGRLAADLLREIGEGAGFGEAERDRWARELDRVDEEREQQAERLRAAEARLSALSDDLREAEQALAEAETEPAGLAGHVELTVEASGTGPAELRLGHLTPCALWRPAYRATLDGETLTLETEAMVWQRTGEDWSGVRLTLSTARSSAATEPPVLGEDRLTLQDRSPEERRTVRVDLREEDVADLGPAPVLGLPGVDDGGEVRVLHAPGPVSVPADGRAHRVPVSSFTTAARSEYACAPELSPLVTQVVRCDNRSGHALLAGPVDLIRGSGFVGRGTLDFTAPGAAVELAFGSRDDHRVVRETEETRDTTGLTQRTVLTRTVRLRLSRFSAPDEQDDRVVVVRERVPVSEVSAVEVRVRRDDCSPAPGSVDPDGIVRWDVRLPPGGHRTLTLVYEVSASSKVTGL from the coding sequence ATGACCACGTCATCGGAGCCGATCGTCCTGACCCCCCTCCCCGTCACCGCCGTCACCTGCACCGAGGACCGCGCGCACGTCGAACGCACCGCGACGCTCGAACTGCGTACCGGCACGCAGCGGTTGACGCTGGGACCGGTGAGCGCCCTGGCCGTCGACCGGACCCTGCACGCCGAGCTGACCGCCGGTTTCCCGGCGACCGTGCTGGACGTGCGGATCGTGCGCGCGTGGACGCCGCGCGGGCCGGAGCCCGCCGACGACGACTCGCCGCTGCGCCGCCGCGTGGCCTCGCTGGAGGAGGAGCGGCTGGTGCTGGAGCAGCGGCGGGACCGGCTGAAGGCGCGCGGGGACGCGCTCGGCCGGCTCGCCGCCGATCTGCTGCGGGAGATCGGCGAGGGCGCCGGGTTCGGCGAGGCCGAACGGGACCGCTGGGCCCGCGAGCTGGACCGGGTGGACGAGGAGCGCGAGCAGCAGGCCGAGCGGCTGCGCGCGGCGGAGGCGCGGCTGTCGGCCCTCTCCGACGACCTGCGCGAGGCCGAACAGGCTCTCGCCGAGGCCGAGACGGAGCCCGCCGGACTGGCCGGGCACGTCGAGCTGACCGTGGAGGCGTCCGGCACGGGACCGGCGGAGCTGCGGCTGGGCCATCTCACCCCGTGCGCGCTGTGGCGGCCTGCCTACCGGGCCACGCTGGACGGGGAGACGCTCACCCTGGAGACGGAGGCGATGGTCTGGCAGCGCACCGGCGAGGACTGGTCCGGCGTACGGCTGACCCTGTCCACGGCGCGCTCCTCGGCGGCCACGGAGCCGCCGGTGCTGGGTGAGGACCGGCTGACGCTGCAGGACCGCTCCCCCGAGGAGCGCCGCACCGTCCGCGTGGACCTGCGGGAGGAGGACGTCGCGGACCTCGGCCCCGCCCCCGTGCTCGGGCTGCCGGGCGTGGACGACGGCGGCGAGGTGCGCGTCCTGCACGCCCCCGGCCCGGTCTCCGTGCCGGCCGACGGGCGCGCCCACCGGGTGCCGGTGTCGTCCTTCACCACGGCCGCGCGCAGCGAGTACGCCTGCGCCCCGGAGCTCTCCCCGCTGGTCACGCAGGTGGTGCGGTGCGACAACCGGTCCGGGCACGCGCTGCTGGCCGGGCCGGTGGACCTGATCCGCGGCAGCGGGTTCGTCGGACGCGGCACGCTGGACTTCACCGCTCCGGGGGCCGCGGTCGAGCTGGCCTTCGGCAGCCGGGACGACCACCGTGTCGTACGGGAGACGGAGGAGACCCGTGACACCACGGGGCTCACCCAGCGGACCGTGCTCACCCGGACCGTGCGGCTGCGTCTGTCCCGGTTCTCCGCGCCGGACGAGCAGGACGACCGGGTGGTCGTCGTCCGGGAGCGCGTCCCGGTCTCCGAGGTCTCGGCGGTGGAGGTGCGTGTCCGGCGGGACGACTGCTCGCCCGCTCCCGGCTCGGTGGACCCGGACGGCATCGTCCGCTGGGACGTGCGGCTCCCTCCGGGCGGGCACCGCACGCTCACCCTCGTCTACGAGGTCTCGGCGAGCAGCAAGGTCACCGGTCTCTGA
- a CDS encoding DUF4139 domain-containing protein: MTAGTAPRWESALEAVTVYAQGALCRRVARGTVPAGGQVRVTGLPRSLDPHSLRARVLGAPGVRVTEARAEIDAEPVDADAEDEARREVDRLREAYDVARTRRDRQLTRIEEVGGLRPVPPGRKRDDPHRRTPVAAWLELADFVDERLTVLHGRLRELEDELRRVEHEWELAHDRIERASTDAPASGVATSYTAVLTLRGAGEAQAEVEIEYGVPGAVWVPTYRLIHRQGEDGGRLVLRASVAQRSGEDWTGVRIAFATADLRRRTGLPRLRSVRIGRSQPAPAPSGWREPPAGLTDLFAGYDAAGPRPEPDVSGGATAGRIGAGGAVEDIYVGAAYGAPPPPPPAPAALPAPGAAYGAAPQGFGGPAAPGSAPVPDRPRPRARTGSGARAAAAPRAGGEARAATPEATGAASFAPAPVPGPPRPDDAELDYAELVLSGPDEPWDRRGRLFPGSGPDLVTAEYRRRAEKPAALPLPGHAVRPRESAGSFDHRYDAAAPADIPSDGVWHTVTVGEIPVGLRTEYVCVPAVEQTVYATLVLSNATDQALLAGPVEVSVDGEYQLTAALPTLAPGGARRLGLGPAEAIGVTRRTHLTESTAGLRNNVTVLDHRVHVELANRLPAPVRVEVRERVPVTSEADVRIEERADWTAPEDTADRERHAPGTRIWRVDLPAGGTTALDGGYEIRIPAGKALTGGNRRS; encoded by the coding sequence ATGACGGCTGGGACGGCACCGAGGTGGGAGTCGGCACTCGAAGCGGTGACGGTGTACGCGCAGGGCGCGCTGTGCCGCCGCGTCGCCCGGGGCACGGTCCCGGCGGGCGGACAGGTACGGGTGACGGGACTGCCGCGCTCGCTCGACCCCCACTCGCTGCGCGCCCGCGTCCTCGGTGCGCCGGGTGTGCGCGTCACCGAGGCGCGGGCGGAGATCGACGCCGAGCCCGTGGACGCGGACGCGGAGGACGAGGCACGGCGTGAGGTGGACCGGCTGCGCGAGGCGTACGACGTCGCGCGGACCCGGCGCGACCGGCAGCTGACGAGGATCGAGGAGGTCGGCGGGCTGCGTCCGGTGCCGCCCGGCCGCAAGCGGGACGACCCGCACCGCCGCACCCCGGTGGCCGCCTGGCTGGAGCTGGCCGACTTCGTCGACGAGCGCCTGACGGTCCTGCACGGCCGGCTCCGCGAGCTGGAGGACGAACTCCGCCGCGTCGAGCACGAGTGGGAGCTCGCTCACGACCGGATCGAGCGCGCGAGCACCGACGCGCCGGCGTCCGGGGTGGCCACTTCGTACACGGCGGTGCTGACCCTGCGGGGCGCGGGTGAGGCGCAGGCCGAGGTCGAGATCGAGTACGGGGTGCCCGGCGCCGTATGGGTGCCGACGTACCGCCTGATCCACCGTCAGGGCGAGGACGGCGGACGGCTGGTGCTGCGTGCCTCGGTCGCCCAGCGGTCCGGCGAGGACTGGACGGGCGTGCGGATCGCCTTCGCCACCGCCGACCTGCGCCGCCGTACCGGTCTGCCGCGGCTGCGGTCGGTGCGCATCGGCCGCAGCCAGCCCGCGCCCGCTCCGTCCGGGTGGCGGGAGCCCCCGGCGGGGCTGACCGACCTGTTCGCGGGGTACGACGCGGCGGGTCCCCGGCCGGAACCGGATGTGTCCGGCGGGGCGACGGCGGGCCGGATCGGCGCGGGCGGTGCCGTCGAGGACATCTACGTCGGGGCCGCCTACGGTGCTCCGCCCCCTCCCCCGCCGGCGCCCGCCGCCCTGCCCGCCCCCGGCGCCGCGTACGGCGCGGCGCCCCAGGGCTTCGGCGGCCCGGCCGCGCCGGGTTCCGCGCCCGTCCCGGACCGGCCGCGGCCCCGGGCGCGTACCGGTTCCGGCGCCCGCGCGGCCGCCGCGCCCCGCGCGGGCGGAGAGGCCCGTGCGGCCACGCCGGAGGCCACGGGTGCGGCCTCCTTCGCGCCCGCGCCCGTACCGGGGCCGCCCCGGCCGGACGACGCCGAACTCGACTACGCGGAACTGGTGTTGAGCGGCCCGGACGAGCCGTGGGACCGCCGGGGCCGGCTCTTCCCCGGCTCGGGCCCCGACCTGGTGACCGCCGAGTACCGGCGGCGCGCCGAGAAGCCGGCCGCGCTGCCGCTGCCCGGGCACGCCGTGCGGCCCCGCGAGTCGGCGGGCTCCTTCGACCACCGTTACGACGCCGCGGCGCCCGCCGACATCCCCTCGGACGGCGTCTGGCACACCGTCACCGTCGGCGAGATCCCGGTGGGCCTGCGCACCGAGTACGTCTGCGTGCCGGCGGTGGAGCAGACCGTGTACGCGACGCTGGTGCTGTCCAACGCCACGGACCAGGCGCTGCTGGCCGGCCCGGTCGAGGTGAGCGTCGACGGGGAGTACCAGCTGACCGCCGCGCTGCCCACCCTCGCTCCGGGCGGTGCGCGCCGGCTGGGGCTGGGTCCGGCGGAGGCCATCGGCGTGACCCGGCGGACGCACCTCACCGAGTCGACCGCGGGCCTGCGCAACAACGTCACCGTGCTCGACCACCGCGTCCACGTGGAGCTGGCCAACCGGCTCCCGGCGCCGGTCCGCGTGGAGGTGCGCGAACGCGTGCCGGTCACCTCCGAGGCGGACGTGCGGATCGAGGAACGGGCCGACTGGACCGCGCCCGAGGACACCGCGGACCGGGAGCGGCACGCCCCGGGCACCCGGATCTGGCGGGTCGACCTGCCGGCCGGCGGCACCACCGCCCTCGACGGCGGCTACGAGATCAGGATCCCGGCCGGCAAGGCCCTGACCGGCGGCAACCGCAGGAGCTGA
- a CDS encoding DUF1330 domain-containing protein has product MTAYAIAHLRPAAPHPDIAEYMERMPATLEPYGGRFLVHATGHEVKEGAWPGHVVMIAFPGLTEARDWWDSPAYREIAPLRSRHIEGDIILIDGVPDGYDPASTAAAIRKEHAATD; this is encoded by the coding sequence ATGACCGCCTACGCCATCGCCCACCTGCGGCCGGCCGCACCGCACCCCGACATCGCGGAGTACATGGAGCGCATGCCCGCCACGCTGGAGCCGTACGGCGGCCGCTTCCTGGTGCACGCCACCGGGCACGAGGTGAAGGAGGGCGCCTGGCCCGGACACGTGGTGATGATCGCCTTCCCCGGGCTCACCGAGGCGCGGGACTGGTGGGACTCGCCCGCCTACCGGGAGATCGCACCGCTGCGCTCCCGGCACATCGAGGGCGACATCATCCTGATCGACGGCGTCCCGGACGGTTACGACCCCGCGTCCACGGCGGCGGCCATACGGAAGGAACACGCCGCCACCGACTGA
- a CDS encoding diiron oxygenase translates to MALTTSRAQHPDQPSDDDVARRLLDSSARLSYDPLTEVDWDTPLDKDFHGASPEWSTLYGTAYWDEMSDAQRKELTRQEAASVACTGIWFEMILQQMILRDIYSKDPTDDTFQWALTEIADECRHSIMFARGAKKLGAPAYRPQRVAVELGRLFKTTAFGEAAYAAILVAEEVLDVMQRDWMRDERVVPFVRTINNIHVVEESRHMMFAREETRKHLARAGRVRRRVHAVMIAIAAYVIVTSMVNPKVYANAGLDGKRALREARANEHHKSMVRASCSGLMEFLSSCGLLTRPALFFYRRAHLI, encoded by the coding sequence ATGGCCCTGACCACCTCCCGGGCACAGCACCCGGACCAGCCCTCGGACGACGACGTGGCCCGCCGGCTGCTCGACTCGTCCGCGCGGCTCTCCTACGACCCGCTCACCGAGGTCGACTGGGACACCCCGCTGGACAAGGACTTCCACGGCGCCAGCCCGGAGTGGAGCACGCTCTACGGCACGGCGTACTGGGACGAGATGAGCGACGCCCAGCGCAAGGAGCTGACGCGGCAGGAGGCGGCGTCCGTCGCCTGCACCGGCATATGGTTCGAGATGATCCTCCAGCAGATGATCCTGCGGGACATCTACTCCAAGGACCCCACGGACGACACGTTCCAGTGGGCGCTCACCGAGATAGCCGACGAGTGCCGGCACTCGATCATGTTCGCCCGCGGCGCGAAGAAGCTCGGGGCTCCGGCCTACCGCCCGCAGCGGGTCGCGGTCGAGCTGGGCCGGCTGTTCAAGACCACCGCCTTCGGCGAGGCCGCCTACGCGGCGATCCTGGTCGCCGAGGAGGTCCTCGACGTCATGCAGCGCGACTGGATGCGCGACGAGCGGGTCGTCCCGTTCGTCCGCACCATCAACAACATCCATGTCGTCGAGGAGTCGCGGCACATGATGTTCGCGCGCGAGGAGACCCGCAAGCACCTCGCCCGTGCGGGGCGCGTGCGCCGCCGCGTCCACGCGGTGATGATCGCGATCGCCGCGTACGTCATCGTCACCAGCATGGTGAACCCCAAGGTGTACGCCAACGCCGGCCTGGACGGGAAGCGCGCGCTGCGCGAGGCCCGCGCCAACGAGCACCACAAGTCCATGGTGAGGGCGAGCTGTTCGGGCCTGATGGAGTTCCTGTCCTCGTGCGGGCTGCTCACCCGGCCCGCGCTCTTCTTCTACCGGCGCGCCCACCTCATCTGA